One Rhinolophus sinicus isolate RSC01 linkage group LG06, ASM3656204v1, whole genome shotgun sequence DNA window includes the following coding sequences:
- the DEPDC1 gene encoding DEP domain-containing protein 1A isoform X1, giving the protein MENRSVPPGPYRATKLWNEVTVSFRAGMPLRKHRQHFKKYGNCFTAEEAVDWLYDLLRNNSNFGPEVTRQQTIQLLRKFLKNHVIEDIKGRWGSENLDDNSQLFRFPANSPLKTLPRRHPELRKTSIDNFSKDKDSIFKLRNLSRRTPKKHGLQFFQENTEHMNCEINNEDQENSIYNREISQKDVEEVWRYIILIYLQTILGVSSLEEVINPKQVIPQYIMYNMTNTSKHGIVILQDKSDDLPHWVLSAMKCLANWPRSNDMNNPTYIGFERDVFRTIADYFLDLPEPLLTFEYYELFVNILVVCGYITVSNRPSGIHKIQDDPQSSKSLHLNSLNSFKSTECLLLSLLHKDKNKEEPDTTERPQRSHHGFQEKPAKKMHLANNLKNRRASANDILGGSCHSLTGLSSVHVLASNIKPRCYSLEGIVDLPGSSSKGVSRVCHQSVLNIEGQNNKQVLESKTKQESIMTLHSEESIQKPLCVGFKRTSTSTVQDQEELYNGKSKSKQLCRSQSLLLRSSTHRNSYINMPVAEIIMKPNLGQGSTSVQTAVEGELGEYSTTINKRLCKSTIELSENSLPSASSMLTGTQSLLQPHLERVAIDALQLCCLLLPPPNRRKLQLLMRMISRMSQNVDMPQLHDTMGTRSLMIHTFSRCILCCAEEVGLDEILAARLVSFLMDHHQEILQVPSHLQSAVEKHLDYLKRGHIKNPGDGLIAPLPTYSYCKQISAQEFDEQKVSTSQAAIAELLENIIKNKSLPLKEKRKKLKQFQKEYPLIYQKRFPTTESEAALFGDKPTIKQPMLILRKPKLHSIRY; this is encoded by the exons ATGGAGAATCGGAGTGTGCCTCCTGGGCCTTATCGGGCCACCAAGCTG tggaATGAAGTTACCGTATCTTTTCGAGCAGGAATGCCTCTGAGAAAACAcaggcaacattttaaaaaatacggCAATTGTTTTACAGCAGAAGAAGCTGTGGATTGGCTTTATGACCTATTAAGAAATAATAGCAATTTTGGTCCTGAAGTTACAAGGCAACAGACTATCCAACTATTGAGAAAATTTCTTAAGAATCATGTAATTGAAGATATCAAAGGTAGATGGGGATCAGAAAATCTTGATGACAACAGTCAGCTATTCAG ATTTCCTGCAAATTCTCCACTTAAAACTCTTCCACGAAGGCATCCAGAATTGAGAAAAACCAGCATAGATAATTTTTCCAAAGATAaagatagtatttttaaattacgAAACTTATCTCGCAGAACTCCTAAAAAGCATGGATTACAATTCTTTCAG GAAAATACAGAACACATGAACTGTGAAATAAACAATGAAGATCAAGAAAACTCTatttataatagagaaataagccagaaagACGTTGAAGAAGTTTGGAGATATATTATTCTGATCTA cCTGCAAACGATTTTAGGTGTGTCATCCCTAGAAGAAGTCATAAATCCAAAACAAGTAATTCCTCaatatataatgtacaacatgacaAATACAAGTAAACATGGAATAGTTATACTACAAGACAAATCAG ATGACCTTCCTCATTGGGTGTTATCTGCCATGAAGTGTCTAGCAAATT GGCCAAGAAGTAATGATATGAATAATCCAACTTATATTGGTTTTGAACGAGATGTATTCAGAACAATTGCAGATTATTTTCTAGATCTCCCTGAACCTCTACTTACCTTTGAATATTATGAATTATTTGTGAACATTTTGG TTGTTTGTGGCTACATCACAGTTTCAAATAGACCCAGTGGGATACATAAAATCCAAGATGATCCACAGTCTTCAAAAAGCCTTCACTTAAACAGTTTGAATTCCTTCAAATCAACTGAGTGTCTTCTTCTCAGTCTGCttcataaagacaaaaacaaagaagaaccAGATACTACTGAGAGACCGCAGAGAAGCCATCATGGATTTCAAGAAAAACCCGCTAAGAAAATGCACCTAGCCAATAACTTAAAAAACAGAAGAGCCAGTGCTAATGACATACTAGGAGGAAGCTGTCATAGTTTAACAGGCTTAAGTAGTGTGCATGTTCTGGCCTCTAACATCAAACCAAGGTGCTATTCTTTAGAAGGAATTGTAGATTTACCAGGGAGTTCAAGTAAAGGGGTCTCCAGAGTCTGCCATCAGTCTGTTCTGAACATAGAAggacaaaataataaacaagttttAGAGTCTAAGACCAAACAGGAATCCATAATGACTCTTCATTCAGAGGAAAGTATTCAAAAGCCACTCTGTGTTGGTTTTAAGAGAACCTCTACTTCGACTGTTCAAGACCAAGAGGAGTTATATAATGGGAAAAGCAAGTCAAAACAGCTTTGTAGATCTCAGAGTTTACTTTTAAGAAGTAGTACGCATAGGAATAGTTATATCAATATGCCAGTGGCTGAAATTATCATGAAACCAAATCTTGGACAAGGCAGCACAAGTGTGCAAACAGCTGTGGAAGGCGAACTCGGAGAGTATAGTACCACAATCAATAAAAGACTCTGCAAAAGTACAATAGAACTTTCAGAAAATTCTTTACCTTCAGCTTCTTCTATGTTGACTGGCACACAAA GTCTGCTGCAACCTCATTTAGAGAGGGTTGCCATCGATGCACTCCAGTTATGTTGTTTGTTACTTCCCCCACCAAATCGTCGGAAGCTTCAGCTGTTAATGCGCATGATTTCTCGAATGAGTCAAAATGTTGATATGCCCCAGCTTCATGATACAATGGGTACAAGATCACTG ATGATACACACTTTCTCTCGGTGTATTCTGTGCTGTGCTGAAGAAGTGGGTCTTGATGAGATCCTCGCTGCAAGATTAGTTTCTTTCTTAATGGATCATCATCAGGAAATCCTTCAAGTACCCTCTCACTTACAGTCTGCAGTGGAGAAACATCTTGACTACTTAAAAAGGGGCCAT ATTAAAAATCCTGGAGATGGACTGATTGCTCCTTTGCCAACGTATTCATACTGTAAGCAGATTAGTGCTCAGGAGTTTGATGAACAGAAAGTTTCTACGTCTCAAGCTGCAATTGCAGAACTTTTAgagaatattattaaaaacaagagTTTGCCtctaaaggagaaaaggaaaaaactaaaacAG TTTCAGAAGGAATATCCATTGATATATCAGAAAAGATTTCCAACCACGGAGAGTGAAGCAGCACTTTTTGGTGACAAACCTACAATCAAGCAACCAATGctaattttaagaaaaccaaaGTTGCATAGTATAAGATActaa
- the DEPDC1 gene encoding DEP domain-containing protein 1A isoform X2 produces MENRSVPPGPYRATKLWNEVTVSFRAGMPLRKHRQHFKKYGNCFTAEEAVDWLYDLLRNNSNFGPEVTRQQTIQLLRKFLKNHVIEDIKGRWGSENLDDNSQLFRFPANSPLKTLPRRHPELRKTSIDNFSKDKDSIFKLRNLSRRTPKKHGLQFFQENTEHMNCEINNEDQENSIYNREISQKDVEEVWRYIILIYLQTILGVSSLEEVINPKQVIPQYIMYNMTNTSKHGIVILQDKSDDLPHWVLSAMKCLANWPRSNDMNNPTYIGFERDVFRTIADYFLDLPEPLLTFEYYELFVNILGLLQPHLERVAIDALQLCCLLLPPPNRRKLQLLMRMISRMSQNVDMPQLHDTMGTRSLMIHTFSRCILCCAEEVGLDEILAARLVSFLMDHHQEILQVPSHLQSAVEKHLDYLKRGHIKNPGDGLIAPLPTYSYCKQISAQEFDEQKVSTSQAAIAELLENIIKNKSLPLKEKRKKLKQFQKEYPLIYQKRFPTTESEAALFGDKPTIKQPMLILRKPKLHSIRY; encoded by the exons ATGGAGAATCGGAGTGTGCCTCCTGGGCCTTATCGGGCCACCAAGCTG tggaATGAAGTTACCGTATCTTTTCGAGCAGGAATGCCTCTGAGAAAACAcaggcaacattttaaaaaatacggCAATTGTTTTACAGCAGAAGAAGCTGTGGATTGGCTTTATGACCTATTAAGAAATAATAGCAATTTTGGTCCTGAAGTTACAAGGCAACAGACTATCCAACTATTGAGAAAATTTCTTAAGAATCATGTAATTGAAGATATCAAAGGTAGATGGGGATCAGAAAATCTTGATGACAACAGTCAGCTATTCAG ATTTCCTGCAAATTCTCCACTTAAAACTCTTCCACGAAGGCATCCAGAATTGAGAAAAACCAGCATAGATAATTTTTCCAAAGATAaagatagtatttttaaattacgAAACTTATCTCGCAGAACTCCTAAAAAGCATGGATTACAATTCTTTCAG GAAAATACAGAACACATGAACTGTGAAATAAACAATGAAGATCAAGAAAACTCTatttataatagagaaataagccagaaagACGTTGAAGAAGTTTGGAGATATATTATTCTGATCTA cCTGCAAACGATTTTAGGTGTGTCATCCCTAGAAGAAGTCATAAATCCAAAACAAGTAATTCCTCaatatataatgtacaacatgacaAATACAAGTAAACATGGAATAGTTATACTACAAGACAAATCAG ATGACCTTCCTCATTGGGTGTTATCTGCCATGAAGTGTCTAGCAAATT GGCCAAGAAGTAATGATATGAATAATCCAACTTATATTGGTTTTGAACGAGATGTATTCAGAACAATTGCAGATTATTTTCTAGATCTCCCTGAACCTCTACTTACCTTTGAATATTATGAATTATTTGTGAACATTTTGG GTCTGCTGCAACCTCATTTAGAGAGGGTTGCCATCGATGCACTCCAGTTATGTTGTTTGTTACTTCCCCCACCAAATCGTCGGAAGCTTCAGCTGTTAATGCGCATGATTTCTCGAATGAGTCAAAATGTTGATATGCCCCAGCTTCATGATACAATGGGTACAAGATCACTG ATGATACACACTTTCTCTCGGTGTATTCTGTGCTGTGCTGAAGAAGTGGGTCTTGATGAGATCCTCGCTGCAAGATTAGTTTCTTTCTTAATGGATCATCATCAGGAAATCCTTCAAGTACCCTCTCACTTACAGTCTGCAGTGGAGAAACATCTTGACTACTTAAAAAGGGGCCAT ATTAAAAATCCTGGAGATGGACTGATTGCTCCTTTGCCAACGTATTCATACTGTAAGCAGATTAGTGCTCAGGAGTTTGATGAACAGAAAGTTTCTACGTCTCAAGCTGCAATTGCAGAACTTTTAgagaatattattaaaaacaagagTTTGCCtctaaaggagaaaaggaaaaaactaaaacAG TTTCAGAAGGAATATCCATTGATATATCAGAAAAGATTTCCAACCACGGAGAGTGAAGCAGCACTTTTTGGTGACAAACCTACAATCAAGCAACCAATGctaattttaagaaaaccaaaGTTGCATAGTATAAGATActaa